From the Priestia aryabhattai genome, the window TTAGGCGTATATATATGTGCAAACAGCAGCTGGTGGCTTGCTTTAGTTGGATTAGTAGGTATGGCGATTGGTTATTTGTATACAGGCGGACCGCTTCCGATTGCGTATACACCGTTTGGAGAATTATTTTCAGGTCTTTGCATGGGCGCTATGTTCGTTTTGATTTCATTTTTTATTCAAACAAATACCGTAACGTCTGAAAGTATCTTTGTATCACTTCCGATTGCGATTTTAGTAGGTGCGATTAATTTGTCTAACAACATTCGTGATATAGAAGAAGACACAAAAGGCGGACGACGTACGCTAGCTATTTTATTAGGTTCTAAAAATGCGATTAGGTTTTTAGCTGCTTTGTTTGGCATTGCGTATATTTGGACCGTTGCATTAGTGGTATTCTTCGATATTAGCCCTTGGATTTTCTTAGTGTTTCTTAGTGCACCTAAGCCAATTCAAGCCGTACAAGCATTTGTACGCGGAGAGCTTATTGCGATGAAAGCAACCGCGCAAACAAATACGTTTTTTGGATTTACTTTATCAATTGGGTTATTAATTGGCTATTTAGTAAGCTGATTGGGTGGAAAAAGCCTGTCTTTTTAAAGACAGGCTTTTTGTTATGCTTGATTTATTTTTTCTTTTACTGTGCTAATAAATACGTTCATATTTTCAGAAGATGAAAAGCTGGCTTGGGCTTGTTTTGGTCCGCCGCCGCCTTTTCCATCGTAAAGCGGAAGCAGCTCTTTATAAAGCTCTCCGCATTTTACCTCACTGCCGCTGTGAGCCAGTAAGACTTTTTGATCACTTGAAAAAGAAAAAAGAAGCGTCGTATCAGGCTTTTGAAGCAGCTGCTTTGTCAAAGCTTGCACATCTTTTAATGTACGGTTTTCAAAGTGATGGTACAGGAATGAGCCTTCTTTCTTGGCTTCTAATTCACTGGCTAAATAAGCTGCATTTTCATTTTTTAATTCTTCTAGTTGTTTTTGTAGTTCTTTTTGTTCGGTTTCTACTTTTTTAATTCGTTCTATAACCAATTCACGGCTTGTACTGAATTTATTGCTAAGTTCTGCTACGATTTCTTGAGACTGCTGATAATCAGCTAATGCACGCATACCGCATTTAAAAAAGAGGCGTGTATTGCCGCGCTGCTTTTCCGTTTTCGTAAGTTTAATGACGCCAAGTTCTCCAATTTGGTTCACATGTGTACCGCAGCAGGCAGAAACATCAATGCCTTCAATTTCCACGATTCGTACAATTTCGTCTTCTAGCTCTGGCACTTTGCGAAGCGCAAGAGTATGCAGGTCTTCTTTTTTTACTTCGTAAGTTTTAATGTGACGATTGCTGTAAATAGCGTCGTTTACGATTTTTTCAATGTGTAATAGCTGCTCATGAGATAACTGAGGTACATTTACATCAATAGAGACTGCTTCGCTTCCTAAATGAAAGCTAACGGTGTGAATATCGTATGTATCCATTAACAGAGCTGAAAGTAAGTGCTGTCCGCTATGCTGCTGCATGTGATCAAAGCGGCGATTCCAGTCAATTTCACACGTTACGTTCGTTTGTGCAGGGAGTGTATCGACGATATGATATACTTTTCCATTTTCTTCATAAACATCTCTTACGTCAATCCCGGCAATATTACCGTAGTCAGAAGGCTGTCCGCCGCCTTCTGGATAAAAAGCGGTGTGTTTTAAAGTTAAAGCGTAGCCATTTGAAAGAGAGCGCGTCTCTGTCACTTCTGTTTCCCACGTGCTTAGATAGGGATTGCTATAATAAAGTCTTTCTGTCATGTTCATCATCCTTTCTACTAAAACCATATCTAACTTTTTCTATAGTATCAGAAATATGTTTCTTCGAACATGGATAAGCTAACTTGTAACAATAAAACTGGGTGGGACATATGAAAAATACTGTTTATATTTATACACGGGATTTAAAAAGAATTTTCACCAATTGGGCGATGATTATCATTGTGCTGACGCTTATGATTCTGCCGTCTTTTTACGCATGGTTTAATATAAAAGCATCTTGGGATCCATATGGGCGGACTGAAGGTATTGCCATTGCAGTAACGAGCGAAGACGAAGGCTCTACGATAAGAGGTCAGCACGTGAACGTGGGAAAAGATATTATTGCAACGTTAACAAAAAATAAAACGCTTGGATGGACGTTTGTCTCAAAAGAAAAAGCTGATCACGGAGTAAAGCACGGAGACTATTATGCAAGTATTGTTATTCCAAAAGATTTTTCACAAAAGCTTGGTACAGTTCTTCAAGATCGTTTGGAAAAACCGGTCATTATTTACAAAGTGAACGAAAAAATAAACGCAGTGGCGCCTAAAATTACAAGCAAAGGAGCCAGCAGCTTAACACAACAAATTAGTGAAAAATTCGTCAAAACAGCGAATGGAGCCATTTTTTCAGTGTTTAACGAACTAGGTATTACACTGCAGCGGGATTTGCCGACCATTCAACAAGTTGAACAGCGGATTTTTGAGCTCGAAAATCGTCTTCCTGAAATCAAAAAAGTAATTAATGAAGCGAATGACACCACTCAAAAAGCTGGAGCTATTGTATCAAAAGCTCAGGCTGCTCTTCCTGAAGTAGAGAGATTAACAGCTGACGGCGCACAGATGACTCAGCAGCTAAATACTTTTTTAACTAAAAGCGATCAAGTTTTAAAAACAGCTGAACCGACTATCAACGAAACGCTGCATCGTGTTCAACAACGAGCTCTCCGAGTTCAAGAATTGAAGAATCAGCTGATGGAAAAAGATATAGCACCGGCTGAAGCCAGGGCAGCAGCAGAACAGCTAAAAGTGCAGTTAACAAAACAAATTGCTGACACAGGAGAGATCGTTACGCTTCTTACGGATTTAAATGTGTTGTCTCAACAGAAAGTTCTTTCACCTGTTATTAATCAAATAAAAAGTGTAAATACGCTTTTACAGCAGCAGCTGTCGGATGTAAACAGCCTGCAGCAACAAGCTGGAGGTGTTCCAAATCAAAGCGTACTTGATAGGTTCAGCTCTCGCACCGACCAAGCTGTTTCTAGATTAAATGCGTTAACGAATTCATATTCTTCTACGATTGTGCCCGCTGTTGAACAAGCAATCAAAGAAGCGAAAGATAAAACAGCAAGCGCAAACTCACTGCTTGATGAAGCCAATAAAAGCATACCCGATGTTTCTAATGTGCTGTCTAAAACAGCGAGTGGCATCGTGTTAGGACAGCAGGAACTTGCGAAAATGGCAAGAGACTTTCCGCGAATTGAACAAAATGTACACAATATAGCGGATAAGATACGAGAATTTCAGCAAAAAGAAAATATTGAAGATATTATCAATTTGCTAAAGAACGATGTGCAAAAGGAAAGTGACTTTTTTGCTAAACCGGTTCTTTTAAAAGAAGAAAGACTTTATCCCATTCCGAACTACGGCTCGGCTATGTCGCCGTTTTACACAACGCTTTGCTTGTGGGTCGGGGCTTTGCTGTTAGTTTCGATTTTAAGCGTAGAAGTAGCGGATGAAGAGCGGTTCAAAAGCTATGAAGTCTACCTGGGAAGACTTTTAACGTTTTTGTCTATTGCTCTGGTGCAAGCTTTTATTGTGACGATAGGTGATTTATTTTTAATCAAAACGTATGTCGTAGATAAAGTGCCTTTTATCTTTTTAGGCTTGCTGTGCAGCTTCGTGTTTATGACGATTGTATATACGCTTGTTGCGATATTTGGCAATGCAGGAAAAGCGATGGCGATTGTTTTACTTGTGCTTCAGCTTTCCGCTGCAGGCGGTACATTTCCCATTCAAGTCGTGCCTGCTTTTTTCCAAGCAATCAATCCTTTTTTACCATTTACTTATGCAATAAGCATGATGAGAGAAGTGGTAGGAGGCATGTTAGCGGATATTGTAAGAAAAGACGTTACGGTTCTTCTTTGCATTTGGCTTGGCGTGCTGCTCGTTGGCATTTTTCTTCATAAGCCTCTTAGTAAAACGAGTGCAAAATTAACAAAAAAAGCGCGTGAAAGTAAATTAATTCATTAAAAAAATGTTTTGGGTTTCCAGACAGAACAAAATGCGGTAGTGTAGATATAAAGGAGTGATAAGCATGGGTATATTAGATGGACTATTAGGAAATGCATCAGAAGCAGATATAAGAGGAACCGAAAAAGATTTACAAAACATTTTAATTGCGAACGAGCGAGTGGAACAAGCGTATAAAGTCATTCGCGATTTAATGGTGTTTACGACGAAACGCTTAATTATCGTTGATAAGCAAGGAGTGACGGGAAAGAAAATAGATTATCATTCCATTCCTTATAAGACGATTACACATTTTAGCGTAGAAACGGCTGGAACGTTCGATTTAGATGCGGAATTAAATATTTGGGTATCGGGTTCTAGTGCGCCGATTTCAAAAGAATTTCGTAAAGATAAAAGTGTTTACGACGTGCAAAAAGTATTAGCATCTTATGTGTTAGATTAAAAAAGTTGAGCCATGAAAAACTGGCTCGACTTTTTTTATGTTTATGTAAAACGAGAGAGGATAACATCTCCATTCTCGCATGCAGCTGTTTGAAAATAATCAGGCTGTTGTCCTTCCATATTTGTTCACTTCACTCATTACTGAAATGCATGAAAACGATTTACATAATGAATTATACAGAATAAAAAAACCGTGATATGCTTTTTTTAGAGAAAAAAGGAAGTGACCAACTGTGAGCTATACCGTAATTGGAACATCAGCTTTTCGCAAAACAAATGTTGCGCTTTTTGCAGCAGGCTTCAACACATTTTCGATTTTATATTGTACACAGGCCATTTTACCCGAATTTTCTAGAGAATTTGGGATATCCCCGGCGTTTGCTAGCTTGTCTCTTTCGTTAACAACCATCACGCTTGCGGTTAGTATGCTTTTTTTAGGTTCTTTATCAGAAGTGTGGGGACGAAAGAAACTGATGGGCCTATCGTTAATTTTTGCGTCATTGCTATGCATCATGACAGCATTTAGCTCTACTTTTGAGACACTGCTAGTCTTTCGCGTTATTCAAGGAATCGTTTTAGCAGGGTTGCCTTCTGTGGCAATGGCTTACTTAGGAGAAGAGATTGAACCAGGAAGTTTAGGGAAAGCGATGGGGATTTATATAAGCGGAAACGCCTTTGGAGGCGTAGCGGGAAGGCTTATGACAGGAGTGCTCACGGAGTATTTCAACTGGTCTGTAGCTCTTGATGTTGTAAGTGCAATCAGCTTATTGGCCACATTTGTTTTTTTTATGAACTTGCCTGATTCACAAAACTTTACTTCCCGGTCCTTTGAACTTCGTCAGCTTACCGACTCTCTTCGCAGTCATCTTCAAGATAAAGGGATGCTTTGCCTTTTTGCTATTGGTTTTGCACTGCTTGGAAGTAACGTAGCTTTATACAATTATATTGGATACGCTTTATCCGCTCCTCCGTATTCTTGGAATCATACACTTGTAAGTTTTATTTTTGTTATTTTCTTTGTCGGAGTATTCAGCTCAGTCTGGATGGGGACGCTGGCAGATCGATACGGTCGGAAGAAAGTGCTGTTATGTACGATTGCTGTTACGCTTATGGGTTCAATCGTTACGCTGCATCCGGTTTTATGGATAAAAATTACCGGGCTTTTGCTGTTGACCTTCGGCTTTTTTGGAAGTCACTCCATCGCAAGCAGCTGGGTGGGAAGAAGAGCAACTCATGACAAAGCTCAGGCTTCGTCTTTGTATTTGTTTTTTTACTATGCAGGATCAAGCATTGGAGGGACTGTGGCTGGATTATGCTGGAGCGCGTACGGCTGGAAAGGTGTTATTGCTCTAATTGGTGTGTTTCTTACAACCGCCTTTTTCTTAGCCGTTCGTTTGTCAAAAATGCCGGCCCAGCAGACGCGTTTTCACTAAGAAAGAATGTAAAGACATGTGAATAGAGAGGTGGCTATTGACTGAAAAAAAGACTTTCCACTCAGCGTGGAAAGTCTTTTTTTATTTTAAAAGCTGAATAAAAAGCTCCGCTACTTTTTTATGAGCGCTGTTAGCAGGATAAATATAAGAAAAACGGCGCTTAAAAGGAGCAGTGTTAACGTTGAGAATCGATAGGTGCTTTTGTTCTACATCTTCTTTAATAGCACAAAGCGACAGCACAGACAGTCCTAAATTATGAACGATGGCTTCTTTAATTCCTTGATTGCTGCTGATCGTTAGCATGCTTTTCATTTTTAAACCGTTGGACATTAGAACATGGTCCAAATACTCTCTTGTTCCAGAGCCTTTTTCACGAGCTACCCACCGCTGATTTTGTAAATCATCGATTTCTAATTTTTTAAGCTGAGCCAGAGGGTGATCGACTGAAGCAACGATAGCAAGTTCATCGTCCATAAAGGACTGAATATGTAAGTCAGACTCCTCTGTGTGACCTTCAATAAGCCCTACGTCTACTTTGAAATGACGAACAAGCTGAGCGATTTCTTTTGTATTACCGATAGTCACTTCCACATCAATATCAGGGTATTGTTCACGGAGCTTTGCTAAAAAGGAAGGGAGAATATATTCTCCAATCGTAAAACTGGCGCCAATCGTTAACATTCCTTTTACACGGTGATGATGTTCATAAATATCTCGTTTCGTATGCTCATATATCTGAATCATTTGTTTAGCACGATCGTATAAAATTTCGCCGCTTGGTGTGATTTTTAACATCTTAGGTGAACGCAAGAACAGGGAAGTTTGAAACTCTTTTTCAAGATTTTTAATGTGTACGCTTACGCTTGGCTGTGAAATCATCAGTTTTTCTGCAGCTTTTGTAAAGCTTTGCTCTTCTACAACAGAAACAAACGTCTTTAACGCATCATAGTACATAGAGTATGGCTCCTTTTATATTAAAAAAATTAATTATAAACATTATAAAACATTATTATGGTAACAACTAGAGGCACTTGGTTAAGAAAAGTAAAACAAGGTGATGGCTTAAAGGAGTATTTTGGTTTATAACGAAGGCGGCGAACGAAATTTGATTACAGTTAATCGAGTTATTGCCATTTCATCTATAAAGCTATTAAACACTTTTTTGTCATCTATTTGTAACAAAAGTAAAAAAAGTACTTGTTTTTTCCAAAAAACATACTATAATATTAACTGTAATACGATGAGTAATACAGTTAATACACCTAGTACACACATCATGATTTTTGGTGAATGAAGGGAGGCAGACTATGTTTGATTTAGATATTCGTAGTCGCAAGCCGATATACGAACAATTAGTAGATAAATTGAAAGAGCTTATTATCCACGAAGTCTTTAAGGCCGATCAAAAGCTTCCATCTGTTCGGCTGCTAGCAAAAGAATTAACGATTAATCCAAATACAATTCAAAAAGCGTATCGTGAACTAGAACATCAAAACTATATTTATTCAGTTCCAGGCAAAGGAAGTTTTGTAACGCCTCAAGTTGATACACTAAATAACGAGAAGGTGAAAAAGATGAAAGAAGAATTAGTAAAACTGTTGGCAGAAGCTATGTATTTAGGGATGGACAAAGATGAAATTCTATCACTTATTTCACAGGCTGAAAAAGCAGTAAAAGGAGGAAGCGATAGTGATTGAACTGAAGGCGATAAAAAAAGAGTTTGAAGAAATGGAAGCTCTAAGAGACGTCACGCTTTCTATAAAAAAAGGATCTATTTACGGACTGCTTGGCTCCAACGGGGCAGGGAAAACAACGCTATTAAAAATCATTGCAGGTATTTACAAGCAAGATCACGGGAAGATCGCAATAGACGGCGAGGAAGTCTTTGAAAACGTTGGCTTAAAAGAACGTCTTATTTTTATGCCAGATTCTCTTTATTTTTTTCCTCAAACAACCATTAAGCAATTGGCGTCTTTTTATAGAAGCGTCTATCCGACTTGGAACGAAGAGCGGTTTCAAAAATTAAAAGAAGCTTTCCCAATTCAATTACATAAAAAGGTACATAGAATGTCAAAGGGAATGCAGCGTCAAGTAGGTTTTTGGTTAGCGCTGTCTGCTATGCCTGACGTGCTTATCTTAGATGAGCCGCTCGATGGTTTAGATGCGGTAATGCGTCAAAAAATTAAAAACCTTCTTGTTCAAGACGTGGCAGAACGGGAAATGACGATTTTAATTTCGTCACATAACTTGCGAGAAGTGGAAGATCTTTGTGATCATGTAGGCATCTTGCATCACGGTCAATTATTAATTGAGAAAGAACTGGATGATTTAAAATCAGACGTGCACAAAATTCAAGTAGCATTTGAAGGCGATGTGCCGCTAGCGCTTTACGACACGCTAGACATTTTATATCAAGAAAAACGAGGAAGCGTCTTGCTTTGTATTGTTCGAGGAAAAGAAAATCACTTAGTGAACAAAGTTCGATCGTATAAGCCTTTAATTTTTGACATCTTGCCACTTACGCTGGAAGAAATCTTTATTTATGAAATGGGGGATGTGGGTTATGCAATCGAAAACATCATCGTTTAACCGAGGCATGTGGATTCAATCCATGAGGAACGTGGGATGGATTGGTGCTTTATATACACTTGTTCTTTTATTTATTTTGCCACTTCAAATTATTTTGAGGTATACAGGTGAAGTTAACGAAAATGGAATGTATACAGAAAAGTTAAAGACTCTGTTTGAAGTTGCTGGAAGCCTTCAATTTTTGTTTATGTTTACTGTTCCTGTGGTGCTAGCTATATTTTTATTTCGATATATTCAAACAAAATCAGCCGCTGATTATATTCATAGCTTACCAATAAGCAGAGGTGTGCTATTTTGGCAAAACGTATTATTAGGAATTGTATCATTAGTTTTACCTGTTATCATTTCAGCTATCGTCCTTTTTCTTATTAAAGATTCAGTAAATGTTGACGATTTATATACACTAAAATTAATTCTACGATGGGCTATTGATACTATCATTTTGAATATCTTTGTTTTTTCTGGAGCCGTATTTGCAGGTATGTTCACAGGTATGTCAATACTGCAAGGTGCGTTTATATATATATTATTCATTCTTCCGGCTGCGCTCATTCAGTTTTTTATTATGAATGTTAAGTTTTATTGGTATGGGTTTGCTACAACATATTATTCAGGGAAAAACGTACAAGATTTAGTTCCTTTTATCCATATTATAGATCTGTTAGATAGTGGAAAAGAAAGTTATCTAAGTCTAGTAATATATGCAATTGTAGCTTGTGTACTTTGTTTCATTGCATTTATTGCATATCGAAAGAGAAGTTTAGAAATCGCTACGCATGCAATCGCTTTTAAATGGTTAAAACCTATTTTTATCTATGGACTGACGACATGCTCATTATTATTATGGGGGATGTACTTCGGTGAGATGAAGGATTCTTTTAAATGGCTTATTTTTGGTTATGTTTTTGGATCTTTATTAGGGTACATCCTTGGGCATATGATTTTAGCTAAAACATGGCGTGTGTTTGATAAATGGAAGGGCTACATATTATTTGTGGCAATAGCCATTGTTATAGGGATAGGATTGAAAGTGGACGTTTTTGGTTACTCTACCTATCTACCGAATCAAGAAAACATTCAATCTGTATATTTTGGTAAAGACGGCTATTCCTTAACAGATAACTCTAAAAGTCACGATATAGAGCAAGGGGATTATTATAAACCGCCTTACTATTATTCTAGTAAGAATACCATTAATTTTATACGAGTGTTGCATAAACAAATTATAAAAGACCATCCTAATATTTCCAAAAGAGAAATACAGTCTGGAGATGCTCGTGAAATAACATTTGCTTATAATTTAAAAAATGGAAAAAAAGTTGTTCGACAATATGCGG encodes:
- a CDS encoding DUF6449 domain-containing protein → MGWIGALYTLVLLFILPLQIILRYTGEVNENGMYTEKLKTLFEVAGSLQFLFMFTVPVVLAIFLFRYIQTKSAADYIHSLPISRGVLFWQNVLLGIVSLVLPVIISAIVLFLIKDSVNVDDLYTLKLILRWAIDTIILNIFVFSGAVFAGMFTGMSILQGAFIYILFILPAALIQFFIMNVKFYWYGFATTYYSGKNVQDLVPFIHIIDLLDSGKESYLSLVIYAIVACVLCFIAFIAYRKRSLEIATHAIAFKWLKPIFIYGLTTCSLLLWGMYFGEMKDSFKWLIFGYVFGSLLGYILGHMILAKTWRVFDKWKGYILFVAIAIVIGIGLKVDVFGYSTYLPNQENIQSVYFGKDGYSLTDNSKSHDIEQGDYYKPPYYYSSKNTINFIRVLHKQIIKDHPNISKREIQSGDAREITFAYNLKNGKKVVRQYAVREADYKAFYKRIIETPEYKNHFYYILEPNSKNMRYVKEVQIDAMYKRSEPITIKDSNKIEGLKEAIRKSIQNQTYEDTKSRQQSWSSIDFMDENGQIVDSIPFEKSYKGVEKWLKQEKMFEDARVMPEDVSNVVVLKNKDHETLQPAWINNPSILTKRKGALTIKDSKQIDYFLSHTTIQEQGDYIVVFRYKNATPEVQMFDANMIPKGIKEKLK
- a CDS encoding GntR family transcriptional regulator, translating into MFDLDIRSRKPIYEQLVDKLKELIIHEVFKADQKLPSVRLLAKELTINPNTIQKAYRELEHQNYIYSVPGKGSFVTPQVDTLNNEKVKKMKEELVKLLAEAMYLGMDKDEILSLISQAEKAVKGGSDSD
- a CDS encoding YhgE/Pip domain-containing protein, with translation MKNTVYIYTRDLKRIFTNWAMIIIVLTLMILPSFYAWFNIKASWDPYGRTEGIAIAVTSEDEGSTIRGQHVNVGKDIIATLTKNKTLGWTFVSKEKADHGVKHGDYYASIVIPKDFSQKLGTVLQDRLEKPVIIYKVNEKINAVAPKITSKGASSLTQQISEKFVKTANGAIFSVFNELGITLQRDLPTIQQVEQRIFELENRLPEIKKVINEANDTTQKAGAIVSKAQAALPEVERLTADGAQMTQQLNTFLTKSDQVLKTAEPTINETLHRVQQRALRVQELKNQLMEKDIAPAEARAAAEQLKVQLTKQIADTGEIVTLLTDLNVLSQQKVLSPVINQIKSVNTLLQQQLSDVNSLQQQAGGVPNQSVLDRFSSRTDQAVSRLNALTNSYSSTIVPAVEQAIKEAKDKTASANSLLDEANKSIPDVSNVLSKTASGIVLGQQELAKMARDFPRIEQNVHNIADKIREFQQKENIEDIINLLKNDVQKESDFFAKPVLLKEERLYPIPNYGSAMSPFYTTLCLWVGALLLVSILSVEVADEERFKSYEVYLGRLLTFLSIALVQAFIVTIGDLFLIKTYVVDKVPFIFLGLLCSFVFMTIVYTLVAIFGNAGKAMAIVLLVLQLSAAGGTFPIQVVPAFFQAINPFLPFTYAISMMREVVGGMLADIVRKDVTVLLCIWLGVLLVGIFLHKPLSKTSAKLTKKARESKLIH
- a CDS encoding ABC transporter ATP-binding protein, producing the protein MIELKAIKKEFEEMEALRDVTLSIKKGSIYGLLGSNGAGKTTLLKIIAGIYKQDHGKIAIDGEEVFENVGLKERLIFMPDSLYFFPQTTIKQLASFYRSVYPTWNEERFQKLKEAFPIQLHKKVHRMSKGMQRQVGFWLALSAMPDVLILDEPLDGLDAVMRQKIKNLLVQDVAEREMTILISSHNLREVEDLCDHVGILHHGQLLIEKELDDLKSDVHKIQVAFEGDVPLALYDTLDILYQEKRGSVLLCIVRGKENHLVNKVRSYKPLIFDILPLTLEEIFIYEMGDVGYAIENIIV
- a CDS encoding selenium metabolism-associated LysR family transcriptional regulator — its product is MYYDALKTFVSVVEEQSFTKAAEKLMISQPSVSVHIKNLEKEFQTSLFLRSPKMLKITPSGEILYDRAKQMIQIYEHTKRDIYEHHHRVKGMLTIGASFTIGEYILPSFLAKLREQYPDIDVEVTIGNTKEIAQLVRHFKVDVGLIEGHTEESDLHIQSFMDDELAIVASVDHPLAQLKKLEIDDLQNQRWVAREKGSGTREYLDHVLMSNGLKMKSMLTISSNQGIKEAIVHNLGLSVLSLCAIKEDVEQKHLSILNVNTAPFKRRFSYIYPANSAHKKVAELFIQLLK
- a CDS encoding MFS transporter, with amino-acid sequence MSYTVIGTSAFRKTNVALFAAGFNTFSILYCTQAILPEFSREFGISPAFASLSLSLTTITLAVSMLFLGSLSEVWGRKKLMGLSLIFASLLCIMTAFSSTFETLLVFRVIQGIVLAGLPSVAMAYLGEEIEPGSLGKAMGIYISGNAFGGVAGRLMTGVLTEYFNWSVALDVVSAISLLATFVFFMNLPDSQNFTSRSFELRQLTDSLRSHLQDKGMLCLFAIGFALLGSNVALYNYIGYALSAPPYSWNHTLVSFIFVIFFVGVFSSVWMGTLADRYGRKKVLLCTIAVTLMGSIVTLHPVLWIKITGLLLLTFGFFGSHSIASSWVGRRATHDKAQASSLYLFFYYAGSSIGGTVAGLCWSAYGWKGVIALIGVFLTTAFFLAVRLSKMPAQQTRFH
- a CDS encoding 1,4-dihydroxy-2-naphthoate polyprenyltransferase; this translates as MMTSHNRENKAAVEQYSKGKILWQLTRPHTLTASFVPVLIGTVLAMFYGHVNVWMFLAMLFSCLWIQIATNLFNEYYDFKRGLDTEDSVGIGGAIVRHGMKPKTVLNLALVSYGIALILGVYICANSSWWLALVGLVGMAIGYLYTGGPLPIAYTPFGELFSGLCMGAMFVLISFFIQTNTVTSESIFVSLPIAILVGAINLSNNIRDIEEDTKGGRRTLAILLGSKNAIRFLAALFGIAYIWTVALVVFFDISPWIFLVFLSAPKPIQAVQAFVRGELIAMKATAQTNTFFGFTLSIGLLIGYLVS
- a CDS encoding PH domain-containing protein; the protein is MGILDGLLGNASEADIRGTEKDLQNILIANERVEQAYKVIRDLMVFTTKRLIIVDKQGVTGKKIDYHSIPYKTITHFSVETAGTFDLDAELNIWVSGSSAPISKEFRKDKSVYDVQKVLASYVLD
- a CDS encoding alanyl-tRNA editing protein, whose translation is MTERLYYSNPYLSTWETEVTETRSLSNGYALTLKHTAFYPEGGGQPSDYGNIAGIDVRDVYEENGKVYHIVDTLPAQTNVTCEIDWNRRFDHMQQHSGQHLLSALLMDTYDIHTVSFHLGSEAVSIDVNVPQLSHEQLLHIEKIVNDAIYSNRHIKTYEVKKEDLHTLALRKVPELEDEIVRIVEIEGIDVSACCGTHVNQIGELGVIKLTKTEKQRGNTRLFFKCGMRALADYQQSQEIVAELSNKFSTSRELVIERIKKVETEQKELQKQLEELKNENAAYLASELEAKKEGSFLYHHFENRTLKDVQALTKQLLQKPDTTLLFSFSSDQKVLLAHSGSEVKCGELYKELLPLYDGKGGGGPKQAQASFSSSENMNVFISTVKEKINQA